Proteins encoded within one genomic window of Panicum virgatum strain AP13 chromosome 1N, P.virgatum_v5, whole genome shotgun sequence:
- the LOC120654542 gene encoding E3 ubiquitin-protein ligase SINAT2-like, whose product MKGAFTMAPGSSIVTVVPESDCGDDGLSEALGGIRLDVDSTSKPWSTSLASVALSSLAGLNDLLECPVCTNSMRPPILQCPNGHTICSSCKHRVENHCPTCRQELGNIRCLVLEKVAEQLQLPCKYQSMGCTEIHPYKNKLKHEELCRVRPYNCPYAGSECLITGDVPFLVSHLINDHKVDLHEGCTFNHRYVKPNPYKVENATWMLTVFKCFGQHFCLHFEAFLLGMAPVYMAFLRFMGEESEAQCFGYSLEVGWGRRKLTWQGTPRSIRDSHRKVQDSSDRLIIHWNMALFFSGGSRQEHKLRVTGRIWREQGQ is encoded by the exons ATGAAAGGAGCCTTTACAATGGCACCGGGAAGCAGCATTGTGACTGTGGTTCCCGAGTCAGACTGTGGAGATGATGGCCTTTCTGAGGCACTTGGGGGTATTAGGCTTGATGTAGACTCTACAAGTAAACCATGGTCTACGTCACTAGCCAGTGTTGCATTATCATCACTGGCTGGCTTGAATGATTTGCTCGAATGCCCAGTATGTACAAACTCAATGCGTCCACCTATACTACAG TGCCCAAATGGCCACACAATTTGCTCCAGCTGCAAGCATAGGGTAGAGAACCATTGCCCAACTTGCCGCCAAGAACTGGGAAACATCAGATGTTTGGTTCTTGAGAAGGTGGCAGAACAACTTCAGCTTCCATGCAAATACCAAAGCATGGGATGCACTGAAATTCACCCGTACAAGAACAAACTCAAGCATGAGGAGCTCTGCAGGGTCAGGCCATACAACTGTCCGTACGCAGGTTCAGAGTGTCTGATCACAGGTGATGTTCCGTTTCTGGTGTCTCATCTCATCAATGACCATAAGGTGGACCTGCATGAGGGATGCACGTTTAACCACCGGTATGTGAAGCCCAATCCTTACAAAGTGGAAAATGCTACATGGATGCTCACA GTCTTCAAGTGTTTCGGGCAGCACTTCTGCCTGCACTTTGAGGCATTCCTGCTTGGGATGGCGCCGGTGTACATGGCGTTCCTGCGGTTCATGGGCGAGGAGAGCGAGGCGCAGTGCTTTGGGTACAGCCTGGAGGTGGGCTGGGGCAGGCGGAAGCTGACATGGCAGGGCACGCCGCGGAGCATCAGGGACAGCCACCGGAAGGTGCAGGACAGCTCTGATAGGCTGATCATCCACTGGAACATGGCGCTTTTCTTCTCTGGTGGCAGCAGGCAGGAGCACAAGCTGCGGGTCACCGGCCGCATCTGGAGGGAGCAAGGGCAATGA